A genomic segment from Pseudomonas sessilinigenes encodes:
- a CDS encoding ABC transporter substrate-binding protein: MRLAALPLLLAPLLSPLAQAATLSVCTEASPEGFDVVQYNSLTTTNASADVLMNRLVEFDASSGKVVPSLADSWEISSDGLTYVFRLHPKVKFHRTDYFTPSRELTAEDVKFSFERMLDPAQPWHQVAQSGFPHAQSLQLPGLIRKIDALDPLTVRFTLDHADSTFLATLSMGFASIYSAEYADQLLKAASPEKLNSQPIGTGPFIFSRFQKDAAIRYKANRDYFAGKPTVDSLIFAITPDANVRLQKLRRNECQIALSPKPLDVQAASTDPTLKIEHTAAFMTAFVAINSQHPPLDKPEVRQAINLAFDKANYLKAVFEGTGEAANGPYPPNTWSYAKELPGYAFDPEKARQLLAKAGLKSGFQTTIWTRPSGSLLNPNPSLGAQMLQSDLAQVGIQAEIRVIEWGELIRRAKAGEHDLLFMGWAGDNGDPDNFLSPQFTCAAVKSGTNFARYCDQNLDKLITAGKTTSEQGVRSKLYQQAQIQIQQQALWLPLAHPTAFALTRKQVQGYQVSPFGRQDYSKISLQ, from the coding sequence ATGCGTCTCGCCGCCCTCCCGCTCCTGCTCGCCCCTCTCCTGAGCCCACTGGCCCAGGCCGCCACGCTGAGCGTCTGTACCGAAGCCAGCCCGGAAGGCTTCGACGTGGTGCAGTACAACTCGCTGACCACCACCAATGCTTCCGCCGACGTATTGATGAACCGCCTGGTGGAATTCGATGCCAGCAGCGGCAAGGTGGTCCCCAGCCTGGCCGACAGCTGGGAGATTTCCAGCGACGGCCTGACCTACGTGTTCAGGCTGCATCCAAAAGTGAAGTTCCATCGCACCGACTACTTCACCCCCAGCCGCGAACTCACCGCCGAGGACGTCAAGTTCAGCTTCGAACGGATGCTCGATCCGGCACAGCCGTGGCATCAGGTCGCCCAGAGCGGTTTTCCCCATGCGCAATCGCTGCAACTGCCCGGCCTGATCAGGAAGATCGACGCCCTGGACCCGTTGACGGTACGTTTCACCCTGGATCACGCCGACTCGACCTTCCTCGCCACCCTGAGCATGGGCTTTGCCTCTATCTATTCGGCCGAGTACGCCGACCAGTTGCTCAAGGCCGCCAGCCCAGAGAAGCTCAACAGCCAGCCCATCGGCACCGGCCCATTCATCTTCAGCCGGTTCCAGAAGGATGCGGCGATCCGCTACAAGGCCAACCGCGACTACTTTGCCGGCAAGCCCACCGTGGATTCGCTGATCTTCGCCATCACCCCGGATGCCAATGTGCGCCTGCAGAAACTGCGGCGCAACGAATGCCAGATCGCCTTGTCGCCAAAACCCCTGGACGTCCAGGCCGCCAGTACCGACCCGACCCTCAAGATAGAGCACACCGCTGCGTTCATGACGGCTTTCGTTGCCATCAATAGCCAGCACCCACCCCTGGACAAACCCGAAGTACGCCAGGCGATCAACCTGGCATTCGACAAGGCCAATTACCTCAAGGCGGTATTCGAAGGCACCGGCGAAGCGGCCAATGGTCCCTATCCGCCTAATACCTGGAGCTACGCCAAAGAGCTGCCCGGCTACGCCTTCGATCCAGAGAAGGCTCGCCAACTGCTGGCCAAGGCCGGCCTGAAGAGTGGGTTCCAGACCACTATCTGGACTCGCCCCTCTGGCAGCCTGCTCAACCCCAACCCGAGCCTGGGCGCGCAAATGCTGCAATCGGACCTGGCACAAGTGGGGATCCAGGCGGAAATCCGCGTGATCGAATGGGGCGAGCTGATCCGCCGGGCCAAGGCCGGCGAGCACGACCTGCTGTTCATGGGCTGGGCCGGCGACAACGGCGACCCGGATAACTTCCTTTCGCCACAGTTCACCTGCGCGGCAGTCAAATCCGGCACCAACTTCGCTCGCTATTGCGACCAGAACCTGGACAAGTTGATCACCGCCGGCAAGACCACCAGCGAACAGGGCGTACGCAGCAAGCTGTACCAGCAGGCCCAGATCCAGATCCAGCAGCAGGCACTGTGGCTGCCCCTGGCCCACCCAACCGCCTTTGCCCTGACCCGCAAGCAGGTCCAGGGTTATCAGGTGAGCCCATTCGGCCGACAGGATTACTCCAAGATCAGCCTCCAGTGA
- the rpmB gene encoding 50S ribosomal protein L28 yields the protein MSRVCQVTGKGPVTGNNISHANNKTRRRFLPNLQHHRFWVESEKRFVRLRVSAKGMRIIDKRGIDAVLVDIRRDGGKV from the coding sequence ATGTCTAGAGTCTGTCAAGTTACCGGTAAGGGTCCGGTGACTGGGAATAACATTTCCCACGCAAACAACAAAACCCGTCGTCGTTTCCTGCCGAACCTGCAGCATCACCGCTTCTGGGTTGAGTCCGAGAAACGTTTCGTGCGTCTGCGCGTATCTGCCAAAGGCATGCGCATCATCGACAAGCGCGGTATCGACGCCGTTCTGGTCGACATCCGTCGCGATGGCGGCAAGGTTTAA
- a CDS encoding MFS transporter yields the protein MRWATYFAVLSAVLSVGLALGMTMPLVSFRLEGWGYGPFAIGVVAAMPAIGVLLGAKVSSRLAARLGTANLMRLCLWAGALSIGLLALLPSYPVWLVLRLVLGMVLTIIFVLGESWINQLVVEQWRGRLVALYGSSYALSQLAGPLLLGVLGTEHDYGFWVSVGLLAVAPLLLLGRSGAPATESCSVTLVDLWRFCQTLPAIGWAVALFATFEALILTLLPVYCLSQGFSQDIALAMVSTVVVGDALLQLPIGALADRVSRRGLFTGCVVVLLCSSLAIPLLLDSRWLIWPLWVLFGASAGGLFTLSLILIGERYRDDALVRANAHVAQLWGIGCLIGPLVAGAGSQWVSGHAMMLLVAAGAFGLLLLLLRQGAFGSPQAQAL from the coding sequence ATGCGTTGGGCGACCTATTTCGCCGTTTTGTCCGCCGTCCTGAGCGTAGGGCTGGCCCTGGGCATGACCATGCCGCTGGTGTCCTTCCGCTTGGAGGGCTGGGGCTATGGGCCTTTTGCCATTGGTGTGGTGGCGGCGATGCCGGCTATCGGGGTGCTGCTCGGCGCGAAGGTTTCCAGTCGCCTGGCGGCTCGTCTTGGTACCGCCAACCTGATGCGCCTGTGCTTGTGGGCAGGAGCCTTGTCCATCGGCCTGCTGGCGCTGCTACCCAGCTACCCGGTATGGCTGGTGTTGCGCCTGGTCCTGGGCATGGTGCTGACCATCATCTTCGTGCTCGGGGAAAGCTGGATCAACCAACTGGTGGTGGAGCAATGGCGCGGGCGCCTGGTCGCGCTCTATGGCAGCAGCTATGCCTTGAGCCAGCTGGCCGGTCCCTTGCTGTTGGGCGTGCTGGGTACCGAGCATGACTACGGCTTCTGGGTGTCGGTGGGCTTGCTGGCGGTGGCGCCCTTGCTCCTGCTGGGTCGCAGCGGCGCACCGGCCACCGAATCATGCAGCGTGACCCTGGTGGATCTCTGGCGCTTTTGCCAGACGCTGCCGGCAATTGGCTGGGCAGTGGCGCTGTTCGCGACCTTCGAAGCGCTGATTCTCACCCTGTTGCCGGTGTATTGCCTGAGCCAGGGTTTCAGCCAGGACATCGCCCTGGCCATGGTCAGTACCGTGGTGGTGGGCGATGCCCTGCTGCAGTTGCCCATCGGGGCCCTGGCCGATCGAGTGTCGCGGCGTGGCTTGTTCACCGGCTGCGTGGTGGTCCTGCTGTGCTCCAGCCTGGCCATTCCCCTGTTACTGGATAGCCGCTGGCTGATCTGGCCGCTGTGGGTGCTGTTCGGGGCCAGCGCGGGAGGTTTGTTCACCCTTTCGTTGATCCTGATCGGCGAACGCTATCGTGACGATGCCCTGGTTCGGGCCAATGCCCATGTGGCCCAGCTCTGGGGCATTGGCTGCCTGATCGGCCCGCTGGTGGCGGGGGCGGGCAGCCAGTGGGTCAGTGGCCATGCCATGATGCTGCTGGTGGCGGCGGGTGCCTTCGGGCTGTTGCTCCTGCTGCTGCGACAAGGCGCCTTCGGCAGTCCCCAGGCACAGGCCCTGTAG
- a CDS encoding phospholipase D family protein, with the protein MSPKQALPLLLLLGLLAGCATSQVPYRPSQVLPANDSGFAQSIRDQAAAHQGRSGFRLLPNSTEAFMARAELIRNAQSSLDLQYYIVHDGISTRMLVDELLQAADRGVRIRILLDDTTSDGLDQIIATLAAHPQIQIRLFNPLHLGRSTGLTRTMGRLFNLSQQHRRMHNKLWLADNSAAIVGGRNLGDEYFDAEPNLNFTDIDMLSMGPVAEQLGHSFDQYWNSALSRPVEEFLSHAPSAGDLRNTRLRLEESLQDSRRQNQALYRQLMTYQRQPRMQTWRKELIWAWNQALWDAPTKVLAKGDPDPHLLLTTQLAPELKGVSKELIMVSAYFVPGQPGLVYLTGRADAGVSVSLLTNSLEATDVPVVHGGYAPYRKALLEHGVKLYELRRQPGERGGSGPRLFHGVLHGSDSSLHSKAMIFDQRKSFIGSFNFDPRSVLWNTEVGVLVDSPELAGHVRDLAQQGMAPSLSYEVKLEDGKLTWVTEDQGRLHSLDHEPGNWWRRINAWLSTRIGLERML; encoded by the coding sequence TTGAGCCCTAAACAGGCACTTCCCCTGCTCCTGCTGCTGGGCCTCCTGGCTGGCTGCGCCACCTCGCAGGTGCCGTACCGGCCCAGCCAGGTCCTGCCTGCCAATGACTCGGGCTTCGCCCAGTCGATCCGCGACCAGGCCGCCGCCCACCAGGGGCGCTCTGGCTTTCGCCTGCTTCCCAACAGCACCGAGGCCTTCATGGCCCGCGCCGAGCTGATCCGCAACGCGCAAAGCAGCCTCGACTTGCAGTACTACATCGTCCATGACGGCATCAGCACGCGGATGCTGGTGGACGAATTGCTCCAGGCCGCCGACCGTGGCGTGCGCATACGCATCCTGCTGGACGACACCACCAGCGACGGCCTGGACCAGATCATCGCCACCCTGGCCGCCCATCCACAGATCCAGATCCGCCTGTTCAACCCACTGCACCTGGGGCGCAGCACCGGCCTCACCCGGACCATGGGCCGCCTGTTCAACCTCTCGCAACAACACCGGCGGATGCACAACAAGCTATGGCTGGCCGATAACAGCGCGGCCATCGTCGGCGGACGCAACCTTGGAGACGAGTACTTCGACGCCGAGCCGAACCTGAACTTCACCGATATCGACATGCTCAGCATGGGGCCGGTGGCCGAACAGCTGGGCCACAGTTTCGACCAGTACTGGAACAGCGCCCTGAGCCGGCCGGTGGAAGAGTTCCTGTCCCATGCGCCCTCGGCAGGCGACCTGCGCAACACTCGCCTGCGCCTGGAGGAATCACTGCAGGACAGTCGTCGGCAAAACCAGGCCCTGTACCGCCAACTGATGACCTACCAGCGCCAACCCCGCATGCAGACCTGGCGCAAGGAACTGATCTGGGCCTGGAACCAAGCCCTGTGGGACGCTCCCACCAAGGTACTGGCCAAGGGCGACCCCGATCCGCACCTGCTGCTGACCACCCAGCTGGCACCGGAGCTCAAGGGTGTCAGCAAGGAACTGATCATGGTCTCGGCCTACTTCGTCCCCGGCCAGCCCGGGCTGGTGTACCTGACTGGGCGTGCCGACGCCGGGGTCTCGGTGAGCCTCCTGACCAACTCCCTGGAGGCGACCGACGTCCCCGTGGTCCATGGCGGCTACGCGCCCTATCGCAAGGCGCTGCTGGAGCACGGGGTGAAACTCTATGAACTGCGCCGTCAGCCCGGAGAGCGTGGCGGCAGCGGCCCACGACTGTTCCATGGCGTGCTGCATGGGTCCGACTCCAGCCTGCACAGCAAGGCGATGATCTTCGACCAGCGCAAGAGCTTCATCGGCTCATTCAATTTCGACCCGCGCTCGGTGCTGTGGAACACCGAGGTCGGGGTGCTGGTGGATAGCCCGGAGCTGGCCGGCCACGTCCGCGACCTGGCCCAGCAAGGGATGGCGCCGAGCCTGAGCTACGAGGTCAAGCTGGAAGACGGCAAGCTGACCTGGGTCACCGAGGACCAGGGCCGACTGCATAGCCTGGATCACGAACCCGGCAACTGGTGGCGCCGGATCAATGCCTGGCTGAGCACCCGCATCGGCCTGGAACGCATGCTGTAG
- a CDS encoding aldehyde dehydrogenase, with protein sequence MTTLTRADWEQRARELKIEGRAYINGEYTASASNQTFECISPVDGRVLATIASCDAADAQRAVENARATFNSGVWSRLAPAKRKSVMIRFAGLLKQHAQELALLETLDMGKPITDSLEIDVPGAAQALSWSGEAIDKIYDEVAATPHDQLGLVTREPVGVVAAIVPWNFPLMMACWKLGPALSTGNSIILKPSEKSPLTAIRIAALAVEAGIPAGVFNVLPGYGHTVGKALALHMDVDTLVFTGSTKIAKQLLVYSGESNMKRVWLEAGGKSPNIVFADAPDLQAAAESAASAIAFNQGEVCTAGSRLLVERSIKDKFLPLVIDALKGWKPGNPLDPATNVGALVDTQQMNTVLSYIEAGHADGAKLVVGGKRTLEETGGTYVEPTIFDGVSNAMKIAQEEIFGPVLSVIAFDTVEEAIQIANDTPYGLAAAVWTANISKAHQTARALRAGSVWVNQYDGGDMTAPFGGFKQSGNGRDKSLHAFDKYTELKATWIKL encoded by the coding sequence ATGACCACCCTGACTCGTGCCGACTGGGAACAACGCGCCCGTGAACTGAAGATCGAAGGCCGCGCGTATATCAATGGTGAATACACCGCATCCGCTTCCAATCAAACGTTCGAATGCATCAGCCCGGTCGACGGCCGTGTGCTGGCCACCATCGCCAGCTGCGATGCGGCAGACGCCCAGCGCGCAGTGGAAAACGCCCGCGCCACCTTCAACTCCGGTGTCTGGTCACGCCTGGCCCCGGCCAAGCGCAAGTCGGTGATGATCCGTTTCGCCGGTTTGCTCAAGCAACATGCCCAGGAGCTGGCCCTCCTGGAAACCCTGGACATGGGCAAGCCCATCACCGACTCCCTGGAGATCGATGTCCCCGGCGCGGCGCAGGCCCTGAGCTGGAGCGGCGAGGCCATCGACAAGATCTATGACGAAGTCGCCGCAACCCCCCATGATCAGCTGGGCCTGGTCACCCGCGAGCCGGTGGGCGTAGTCGCCGCTATCGTGCCGTGGAACTTCCCGTTGATGATGGCCTGCTGGAAGCTGGGACCTGCGCTGTCCACCGGTAACTCGATAATCCTCAAGCCGTCGGAAAAGTCACCGCTGACGGCGATCCGCATTGCCGCCCTGGCGGTGGAAGCCGGGATTCCCGCCGGCGTGTTCAACGTGCTGCCAGGCTACGGCCATACCGTCGGCAAAGCCCTGGCCCTGCACATGGACGTGGACACCCTGGTCTTCACCGGCTCCACCAAGATCGCCAAGCAACTGCTGGTTTACTCCGGCGAGTCGAACATGAAGCGCGTCTGGCTCGAGGCGGGCGGCAAGAGCCCGAACATCGTGTTCGCCGATGCCCCGGACCTGCAGGCCGCCGCCGAGTCGGCAGCCAGCGCCATCGCCTTCAACCAGGGCGAAGTCTGCACCGCAGGTTCCCGCCTGCTGGTGGAGCGCTCCATCAAGGACAAATTCCTGCCGCTGGTAATCGACGCCCTCAAGGGCTGGAAACCGGGCAACCCGCTGGACCCGGCCACCAATGTCGGGGCGCTGGTGGATACCCAGCAGATGAACACCGTGCTGTCCTACATCGAGGCCGGTCATGCCGATGGTGCCAAGCTGGTGGTCGGTGGCAAGCGCACCCTGGAAGAGACCGGCGGCACCTATGTCGAGCCGACGATCTTCGACGGTGTCAGCAATGCGATGAAGATCGCCCAGGAAGAAATCTTCGGCCCGGTGCTGTCGGTCATTGCCTTCGATACGGTGGAGGAGGCGATCCAGATCGCCAACGATACCCCTTACGGGTTGGCCGCCGCAGTGTGGACCGCGAATATCTCCAAGGCCCACCAGACCGCTCGTGCCTTGCGCGCCGGTAGTGTCTGGGTCAACCAGTACGACGGTGGCGACATGACTGCGCCGTTCGGTGGCTTCAAGCAATCGGGCAACGGTCGTGACAAGTCGCTGCATGCCTTCGACAAGTACACCGAGCTGAAGGCGACCTGGATCAAGCTCTGA
- the coaBC gene encoding bifunctional phosphopantothenoylcysteine decarboxylase/phosphopantothenate--cysteine ligase CoaBC → MQRLYRKRIVLGIGGGIAAYKSAELVRRLLDQGAEVRVVMTRGGSEFITPLTLQALSGHPVHLDLLDPAAEAAMGHIELAKWADLVLIAPATADLIARLAQGMADDLLTTLVLATDATVAIAPAMNQAMWRDPATQANTQLLQSRGLRVFGPASGSQACGDVGLGRMLEANDLALCAADCFQHLALTGKHVLITAGPTQENIDPVRYITNHSSGKMGFALAEAAVEAGARVTLITGPVHLPTPDRVTRIDVVSARDMLAACEAAIPCDVFIASAAVADYRPEVVAPQKLKKDPTNGDGLLLRMVRNPDILATIATRPDRPFSVGFAAETEHLLDYAARKLKDKNLDLIVANDVANPSIGFNSEENACSVIDRELHATLFAQTSKGKIARQLISFIAERLNQV, encoded by the coding sequence ATGCAGCGGCTGTATCGCAAACGCATCGTGCTCGGCATCGGTGGCGGCATTGCCGCCTACAAGAGCGCGGAGCTGGTTCGCCGACTCCTCGACCAGGGCGCCGAAGTGCGCGTGGTCATGACCCGGGGCGGCAGTGAATTCATCACACCACTGACCCTGCAGGCCCTCTCCGGGCACCCGGTCCACCTTGACCTGCTGGACCCGGCGGCCGAAGCCGCCATGGGACACATCGAGCTGGCCAAGTGGGCCGATCTCGTCCTGATCGCCCCCGCCACGGCCGACCTGATCGCTCGCCTGGCCCAGGGCATGGCCGACGACCTGCTGACCACCCTGGTCCTGGCCACCGACGCCACCGTGGCCATCGCCCCGGCGATGAACCAGGCCATGTGGCGCGACCCCGCCACCCAAGCCAACACCCAGCTCCTGCAAAGTCGCGGCCTGCGGGTGTTCGGCCCGGCCTCCGGGAGCCAGGCCTGTGGCGACGTCGGCCTGGGCCGCATGCTCGAGGCCAACGACCTCGCACTCTGCGCTGCCGACTGCTTCCAGCACCTGGCACTAACCGGCAAGCATGTACTGATCACTGCTGGTCCGACCCAGGAAAATATCGATCCGGTGCGCTACATCACCAACCATAGCTCAGGAAAAATGGGCTTCGCGTTGGCCGAGGCCGCTGTCGAGGCCGGTGCCCGAGTGACCTTGATCACCGGACCGGTCCACCTGCCCACCCCCGACAGGGTCACGCGGATCGACGTTGTCAGCGCTCGCGACATGCTCGCAGCCTGCGAGGCGGCCATCCCGTGCGATGTTTTCATCGCCTCTGCGGCGGTCGCGGATTACCGCCCAGAAGTCGTCGCCCCACAAAAATTGAAGAAAGACCCTACGAACGGCGATGGCCTACTACTACGAATGGTGCGCAATCCAGACATCCTGGCCACCATCGCCACCCGTCCGGACCGCCCGTTCAGTGTCGGCTTCGCCGCCGAGACCGAACACCTGCTCGACTACGCTGCACGCAAACTGAAGGACAAGAACCTCGACCTGATCGTCGCCAACGACGTGGCCAACCCGAGCATTGGCTTCAACAGCGAGGAAAACGCCTGCAGCGTGATTGACCGAGAGTTGCACGCAACCCTCTTCGCCCAGACCAGCAAAGGCAAGATTGCCCGCCAGCTGATCTCTTTCATCGCCGAACGGCTGAACCAGGTTTAA
- the rpmG gene encoding 50S ribosomal protein L33, with amino-acid sequence MRELIRLISSAGTGHFYTTDKNKRTTPDKIEIKKYDPVVRKHVIYKEGKIK; translated from the coding sequence ATGCGTGAATTGATTCGTTTGATCTCGAGCGCCGGTACTGGTCACTTCTACACTACCGACAAGAACAAGCGTACTACTCCGGACAAAATCGAGATCAAGAAATACGATCCGGTTGTTCGTAAGCACGTGATCTACAAAGAAGGCAAAATCAAGTAA
- the radC gene encoding RadC family protein has translation MSIRDWPAAERPRERLLEQGAVSLSDAELLAIFLRTGVAGKSAVDLARHLLQRFGSLRSLLEADQWTFTRQLGLGPAKYALLQAVLEMARRHLAEKLHRQSALENPLVVRDYLKSVLRHEPHEVFGCLFLDTRHRVLAFEILFQGSIDSTTVYPRQVLKRTLVHNAAAVILCHNHPSGISDPSPADRVVTRRLQQALELIDVRVLDHFIVGEGDPLSMAEYGWL, from the coding sequence ATGAGCATTCGTGATTGGCCCGCGGCGGAGCGCCCGCGGGAAAGGCTTCTGGAGCAAGGTGCGGTCAGTCTTTCCGATGCCGAGTTACTGGCGATCTTCCTGCGTACCGGGGTCGCGGGTAAAAGCGCGGTCGACCTGGCGCGGCATTTGTTACAGCGCTTTGGCAGCTTGCGTAGCCTGTTGGAGGCCGACCAGTGGACCTTCACTCGCCAGCTGGGGCTTGGGCCGGCCAAATATGCCTTGTTACAGGCCGTGCTGGAGATGGCGCGAAGGCATTTGGCAGAGAAGCTGCACCGGCAGTCTGCACTGGAGAACCCGCTGGTGGTCCGCGACTACCTGAAGTCGGTGCTGAGGCACGAGCCCCATGAAGTATTCGGTTGCCTGTTCCTGGATACCAGGCATCGGGTCCTGGCTTTCGAAATCCTGTTCCAGGGTTCGATCGACAGCACGACGGTGTATCCGCGACAAGTGCTCAAGCGCACCCTGGTCCACAACGCGGCAGCCGTGATTCTTTGCCACAACCATCCGTCGGGTATCTCCGACCCCAGCCCTGCCGACCGGGTCGTGACCCGGCGCTTGCAGCAGGCGCTGGAGCTTATCGATGTGCGGGTGCTGGACCATTTCATCGTCGGTGAGGGCGATCCATTGTCAATGGCCGAATACGGCTGGCTCTAG
- a CDS encoding cupin domain-containing protein encodes MSIHNVVDFSQANTEVERYRPAAQKILKGDPEQAVLNHYASPCGQLNAGVWEGAVGQWTVDFTEHEYCEILQGVSVLRDSDGNAKTLRAGDRFVIPAGFKGTWEVLEPCRKVYVAFEQKA; translated from the coding sequence ATGAGCATCCACAACGTCGTCGACTTCAGCCAGGCCAACACCGAGGTCGAACGCTACCGGCCCGCCGCACAAAAAATCCTCAAGGGCGACCCCGAGCAAGCGGTGCTCAACCACTACGCCAGCCCCTGCGGCCAACTCAATGCAGGAGTCTGGGAAGGCGCCGTGGGCCAGTGGACGGTGGACTTCACCGAGCATGAGTACTGCGAGATCCTGCAGGGCGTATCGGTACTGCGCGACAGCGACGGCAATGCCAAGACCCTGCGCGCCGGCGATCGGTTCGTGATTCCGGCCGGCTTCAAGGGCACCTGGGAAGTGCTGGAGCCCTGCCGCAAGGTCTACGTGGCCTTCGAACAGAAAGCCTGA